The Chaetodon auriga isolate fChaAug3 chromosome 3, fChaAug3.hap1, whole genome shotgun sequence genome has a window encoding:
- the ror1 gene encoding inactive tyrosine-protein kinase transmembrane receptor ROR1, with product MYPSRAAASQRLWRCPACALWIALLLQSVLDLSASGSEFPQDPSVLATTSWNTSSDGPFFIRLEAPMNNITTSLGQTAELFCRVAGNPPPTVRWLKNDAPVVQEPRRVSYRSTPYGSRLRIRNLDTTDTGYFQCVATNTQGTVSTTGVLFVKFDPLPTPLPGGSTDESDEDGFCQPYRGIACARFIGNRSIFVDSLQMQGEIETQITAAFTMIGTSNHLSDRCSQFAIPSLCHFAFPTCDRSSGIDRPRDLCKDECEILENDLCKTEYIIARSNPIILKRLKLPNCDDLAASDSPKAANCLRIGIPMAEPINKNHKCYNNSGSDYRGTVSMTKSGHQCQPWNSQYPHSHTYLAVRYPELNGGHSYCRNPGNKHEAPWCFTLDEGVRMELCDIPICDHKEKSGGSNMEILYILVPSVAIPLAIALLFFFICVCRNNQKSSRPPAPRQPKPVRGQNVEMSMLTTAYKPKSKAKELPLSAVRFMEELGECTLGKIYKGHLYLPGMDQAQLVAIKTLKDISSAQQWSDFQQEAAVLTELQHPNVVCLLGVVTQEQPVCMLFEFLPQGDLHEFLIMRSPHSDVGCSSDEDGTVKSSLDHGDFLHMAIQVTAGMEYLSSHFYIHKDLAARNILVGEQLHVKISDLGLSREIYSSDYYCIQPKTLLPIRWMPPEAIAYGKFTTDSDIWSFGVVLWEVFSYGLQPYYGFSNQEVMEMVRKRQLLPCPEDCPPRFYGLMTECWQEGPARRPRFKDIHARLRAWEGMSSHASSSTPSGGGGNATTQTTSLSASPVSNLSNPRYAAAAAAAGYLYPAQAISSPGQMAPITAWTPMAVPQSHQRFIPVNGYPIPPGYAAFPAHFPPPVPPTRVIQHHLPPPKSRSPSSASGSTSTGHVSGVPSTTGSNHDANTPLLSHCIMPGSGGGPAQGYGQVCQKGVGQLDHASQSAALLAGDSDVLMYNDTVITADL from the exons GCCCCTTCTTCATCCGTCTTGAAGCTCCCATGAACAACATCACCACCTCTCTGGGCCAAACAGCCGAGCTTTTCTGTCGCGTGGCCGGCAACCCGCCGCCCACTGTGCGCTGGCTGAAGAACGACGCCCCGGTAGTGCAGGAGCCACGACGGGTCTCATATCGGTCCACTCCTTATGGATCACGCCTCCGCATCCGCAACCTGGACACTACTGACACAGGCTACTTCCAGTGTGTGGCCACCAACACCCAGGGCACTGTGTCCACAACTGGCGTGCTGTTTGTCAAATTTG ATCCACTCCCAACACCTCTGCCAGGAGGATCAAC GGACGAATCTGATGAAGACGGATTCTGCCAGCCGTACAGAGGTATAGCCTGCGCCCGCTTCATCGGTAACCGCAGCATCTTCGTCGACTCGTTGCAGATGCAGGGCGAGATCGAGACCCAGATCACAG ctGCCTTCACCATGATCGGGACATCCAACCATTTGTCGGACCGTTGCTCCCAGTTTGCCATCCCTTCTCTCTGCCACTTTGCCTTCCCAACATGCGACCGCAGTTCCGGTATCGACAGACCTCGCGACCTGTGTAAGGACGAGTGTGAGATCCTCGAGAACGACTTGTGTAAGACTGAGTATATCATCGCCCGCTCAAACCCCATCATCCTGAAGAGGCTGAAGCTGCCCAACTGTGATGACCTGGCCGCCTCTGACAGCCCCAAGGCTGCAAACTGCCTGAGGATCGGCATCCCCATGGCCGAGCCCATAAACAAGA ATCACAAGTGTTACAACAACAGCGGATCAGACTACAGAGGCACAGTCAGCATGACCAAGTCGGGCCATCAGTGTCAGCCGTGGAACTCCCAGTATCCTCACAGCCACACATACCTGGCCGTCCGCTACCCGGAGCTGAACGGAGGACACTCGTACTGCCGCAACCCTGGGAACAAACACGAGGCCCCCTGGTGCTTCACGCTGGACGAGGGGGTCCGCATGGAGCTCTGTGACATACCCATCTGTG ACCATAAAGAAAAGTCTGGCGGCAGTAACATGGAGATCTTGTACATCCTGGTTCCCAGCGTGGCGATCCCATTAGCCATTGCCttgctcttcttctttatttgcGTGTGCCGCAACAACCAGAAGTCCTCCAGGCCTCCTGCTCCTCGCCAGCCCAAACCAGTCCGAGGACAGAACGTTGAGATGTCCATGCTGACAACTGCATACAAGCCAAAG AGCAAGGCCAAGGAGCTTCCTCTGTCCGCTGTGCGTTTCATGGAGGAGCTTGGGGAGTGCACTTTAGGGAAGATCTACAAGGGTCACCTGTACCTGCCAGGCATGGACCAGGCACAGCTCGTGGCCATAAAGACCCTGAAGGATATCTCCAGTGCCCAGCAGTGGAGCGACTTCCAGCAG GAGGCCGCCGTGCTGACGGAGCTGCAGCACCCAAACGTGGTGTGCCTGCTGGGTGTGGTGACCCAGGAGCAGCCTGTCTGCAtgctgtttgagtttttgcCCCAAGGTGACCTCCACGAGTTCCTCATCATGCGGTCACCACACTCCGACGttggctgcagcagtgatgaggaTGGCACTGTGAAATCCAGCCTGGATCATGGAGACTTCCTGCACATGGCCATACAG GTGACTGCTGGGATGGAGTACTTGTCCAGCCATTTCTACATCCACAAAGACCTTGCGGCTCGGAACATTCTAGTGGGCGAACAGCTCCACGTCAAGATCTCCGACCTGGGTCTCTCCAGAGAGATCTACTCCTCAGACTACTACTGCATCCAGCCAAAAACTCTGCTGCCCATCCGCTGGATGCCCCCCGAGGCCATTGCTTACGGCAAGTTCACTACAGACTCAGACATCTGGTCGTTCGGAGTGGTGCTGTGGGAGGTCTTCAGCTACGGTCTGCAGCCCTATTATGGCTTCTCCAACCAGGAAGTGATGGAGATGGTGAGAAAGAGGCAGCTGCTGCCCTGCCCTGAGGACTGTCCGCCAAG GTTTTATGGTTTGATGACTGAATGCTGGCAGGAGGGACCAGCACGTCGGCCGCGCTTTAAGGACATCCATGCCCGCCTGCGGGCGTGGGAGGGGATGTCATCCCATGCGAGCTCCAGCACGCCCTCTGGTGGTGGAGGCAACGCCACTACCCAGACCACCTCACTCAGCGCCAGCCCTGTGAGCAACCTCAGCAACCCGCGCTAcgccgctgccgccgctgctgcagGGTACCTCTACCCTGCCCAGGCTATTTCCTCTCCAGGCCAAATGGCTCCCATTACAGCCTGGACGCCCATGGCTGTGCCTCAATCTCACCAGCGCTTTATCCCCGTCAATGGATACCCCATCCCACCGGGATACGCAGCCTTTCCAGCCCACTTCCCTCCCCCTGTCCCACCGACAAGGGTAATCCAGCACCACCTGCCCCCTCCCAAAAGCCGCTCACCCAGCAGCGCCAGCGGCTCCACCAGCACAGGTCATGTCAGCGGCGTGCCCTCCACCACGGGCTCCAACCATGACGCCAACACACCGCTGCTCTCCCACTGCATCATGCCAGGGAGCGGTGGAGGGCCGGCTCAGGGGTACGGACAGGTTTGCCAGAAGGGGGTGGGACAGCTGGACCACGCATCACAATCAGCGGCGCTGCTCGCTGGTGATTCTGACGTACTGATGTACAACGACACGGTCATCACTGCGGACCTGTAG